One stretch of Jiangella gansuensis DSM 44835 DNA includes these proteins:
- a CDS encoding arginase family protein produces the protein MVAERVLVPYHLDEHRPDLDVPVPASTTVRAPLPADGTVWDRMAVLYDQVADVVADAVAPARSEPAAEPVLVQSADCTTSLGTVAGLQRAGVTPSVVWFDAHGDVQTPQTSASGYVGGMPVRILAGYGPELIATRLRLAAVPEERIVLVDARDLDPPEREYLESSAVRRVSVPALDASVLPDGPIYLHIDLDVVDSAQVPGLLFPVPGGPSLTEVAAAMRRVLDTGRVVAVGLACTWHDGHAAADVVRAALRLPWK, from the coding sequence TTGGTCGCTGAGCGGGTGCTCGTCCCGTACCACCTGGACGAGCACCGGCCGGACCTCGACGTCCCGGTGCCTGCGTCGACCACGGTGCGGGCACCGCTGCCGGCGGACGGCACGGTGTGGGACCGGATGGCCGTGTTGTACGACCAGGTCGCCGACGTCGTCGCGGATGCGGTCGCGCCGGCGCGGTCCGAGCCGGCAGCGGAGCCGGTGCTCGTCCAGTCGGCCGACTGCACGACGTCGCTGGGCACGGTGGCCGGCCTGCAACGCGCCGGCGTGACTCCGTCGGTGGTCTGGTTCGACGCGCACGGTGACGTCCAGACGCCGCAGACGTCTGCGTCGGGCTACGTCGGCGGCATGCCGGTGCGGATCCTGGCCGGCTACGGACCGGAGCTCATCGCGACCCGGCTGCGGCTGGCCGCGGTGCCGGAGGAACGCATCGTGCTGGTCGACGCGCGCGACCTCGACCCGCCGGAGCGCGAGTACCTCGAGTCGTCGGCCGTGCGGCGAGTGTCAGTCCCCGCCCTGGACGCGTCGGTGTTGCCCGACGGGCCCATCTACCTGCACATTGACCTCGACGTCGTGGACTCCGCGCAGGTGCCGGGCCTGCTGTTCCCGGTGCCGGGCGGCCCGTCGCTGACCGAGGTGGCGGCCGCGATGCGGCGAGTGCTCGACACCGGCCGGGTGGTCGCCGTCGGGCTCGCCTGCACCTGGCACGACGGCCACGCCGCCGCCGACGTCGTCCGCGCGGCCCTTCGTCTCCCATGGAAATGA
- a CDS encoding rhomboid family intramembrane serine protease encodes MSSSGEVTRRRQLPPAVAATVPVFVLVLVMWASEIVDALPGVDLDQYGIRPRDGEGLIGVPASPFLHGGFDHLIANTGAFLVLGGLIAMTTRRFWPVTVGVALVGGFATWLVAAPNTVHIGASGLVYGYAAFLVAWGVLSRRVLSIVVAVVVVLMYGGIVVGVLPGQPGISWQGHLFGAAAGVLMAFLLRGRAARSGGANAIR; translated from the coding sequence ATGTCGTCCTCGGGTGAGGTCACGCGGCGGCGCCAGCTGCCGCCGGCCGTCGCGGCCACGGTTCCGGTCTTCGTCCTGGTGCTGGTCATGTGGGCCAGCGAGATCGTCGACGCGTTGCCTGGCGTCGACCTCGACCAGTACGGTATCCGGCCACGTGACGGGGAAGGGCTCATCGGTGTCCCGGCCTCGCCGTTCCTGCATGGCGGCTTCGATCACCTCATCGCCAACACCGGTGCGTTCCTGGTGCTCGGCGGGCTGATCGCGATGACCACGCGGCGGTTCTGGCCGGTCACCGTGGGGGTGGCGCTGGTCGGCGGTTTCGCCACCTGGCTGGTCGCCGCGCCCAACACCGTGCACATCGGAGCCAGCGGCCTGGTCTACGGCTACGCGGCGTTCCTGGTGGCCTGGGGTGTGCTGAGCCGGCGAGTGCTGAGCATCGTCGTCGCGGTGGTCGTCGTGCTCATGTACGGCGGCATCGTGGTCGGCGTGTTGCCGGGGCAGCCGGGCATCTCCTGGCAGGGGCATCTGTTCGGCGCCGCGGCCGGGGTGCTGATGGCGTTCCTGCTGCGCGGCCGCGCGGCTCGTTCAGGCGGTGCGAACGCCATCCGCTGA
- a CDS encoding DUF7455 domain-containing protein — translation MTNTALATSPLNAVDRCDSCGAQAYIRVVLSEGDLLFCGHHGRRHEDKLRPIALEWQDETGKLHAQPEPVTD, via the coding sequence GTGACGAACACAGCTCTCGCTACCAGCCCGTTGAATGCCGTCGACCGTTGTGACAGCTGCGGCGCGCAGGCGTACATCCGCGTCGTTCTCAGCGAGGGCGATCTCCTCTTCTGCGGCCACCACGGCCGCCGGCACGAGGACAAGCTGCGTCCTATCGCGCTCGAATGGCAGGACGAGACCGGCAAGCTGCACGCCCAGCCCGAACCCGTCACCGACTGA
- a CDS encoding DNA topoisomerase IV subunit B: MFSSACSGGNRLVTAERADAVTTAGDYTARHLSVLEGLEAVRKRPGMYIGSTDSRGLMHCLWEIIDNAVDEALGGYCDRVEVILRGDGSAEVSDNGRGIPVDTHAKSGLSGVEVVFTKLHAGGKFGGGSYAASGGLHGVGASVVNGLSARLDVEVDRGGRTHAMSFRRGEPGVYDGEGPDAPFAPFTDHSELRVVGRVAKRVTGTRVRFFADRQIFLRDAAYSWEDLVSRARQTSYLVPGLQLTIRDERGDEPVEETFRHDGGISEFVEFLSPGAPVTDVLRLTGSQTFRETVPVLDDDGQLVSKDTERTCEVDVALRWDIGYDTVSRSFVNVVATPKGGTHVAGFEQGLLKALRDQVKVNARRLKAGNDKIEKDDVLEGLTSVVTVRLDEPQFEGQTKEVLGTAAVRSIVAGVVDRELKAVLTSTKRNDKAQASALLEKVVAAAKARVAARLHKETVRRKNALETSALPTKLVDCRSNSLERSELFIVEGDSALGTGRSARDAEYQALLPIRGKILNVQKASVGDMLKNAECAAIIQVLGAGSGRTFDIEQSRYGRVILMTDADVDGAHIRTLLITLFYRYMRPFVEAGRLFAAMPPLHRVELANPKKGQDKYIYTYTDTDLDRTLRDLARRGVRVKDTPQRYKGLGEMNPDQLAETTMDPRHRRLRRINADDAERAEAVFELLMGNEVAPRKEFIIAGAAQLDRARIDV, encoded by the coding sequence ATGTTTTCGTCCGCATGTTCAGGAGGGAACCGACTCGTGACCGCCGAGCGCGCCGATGCCGTGACCACCGCCGGCGACTACACCGCGCGCCATCTGTCGGTGCTGGAGGGCCTCGAGGCCGTCCGCAAACGGCCGGGCATGTACATCGGATCCACCGATTCCCGCGGCCTCATGCACTGCCTCTGGGAGATCATCGACAACGCCGTCGACGAAGCGTTGGGCGGGTACTGCGACCGGGTCGAGGTCATCCTGCGCGGGGACGGTTCGGCCGAGGTCAGCGACAACGGCCGCGGCATCCCGGTCGACACCCACGCCAAGTCCGGCCTCTCCGGCGTCGAGGTCGTCTTCACCAAGCTGCACGCGGGCGGCAAGTTCGGTGGCGGTTCGTACGCGGCCTCCGGTGGCCTGCACGGTGTGGGCGCCAGCGTCGTCAACGGCCTGTCCGCGCGGCTGGACGTCGAGGTCGACCGGGGCGGCCGGACGCACGCCATGTCGTTCCGGCGCGGCGAGCCGGGCGTGTACGACGGTGAGGGGCCGGACGCGCCGTTCGCCCCGTTCACCGACCATTCCGAGCTGCGCGTCGTCGGCCGCGTCGCCAAGCGGGTCACCGGTACCCGGGTGCGGTTCTTCGCCGATCGGCAGATCTTCCTGCGTGACGCCGCGTACTCGTGGGAGGACCTCGTCTCCCGCGCCCGCCAGACGTCGTACCTGGTGCCGGGGCTGCAACTGACCATCCGCGACGAGCGCGGCGACGAGCCGGTGGAGGAGACCTTCCGGCACGACGGCGGCATCAGCGAGTTCGTCGAGTTCCTGAGTCCGGGCGCGCCGGTCACCGATGTCCTTCGGCTCACCGGTTCGCAGACGTTCCGCGAGACCGTGCCGGTGCTGGACGACGACGGCCAGCTGGTCTCGAAGGACACCGAGCGCACGTGTGAGGTCGACGTCGCGCTGCGGTGGGACATCGGCTACGACACCGTGTCCCGGTCGTTCGTCAACGTCGTCGCCACGCCGAAGGGCGGCACCCACGTGGCCGGCTTCGAGCAGGGCCTGCTCAAGGCGCTGCGCGATCAGGTCAAGGTCAACGCCCGGCGGCTCAAAGCGGGGAACGACAAGATCGAGAAGGACGACGTGCTCGAGGGCCTCACCTCGGTGGTGACGGTCCGGCTCGACGAGCCGCAGTTCGAGGGCCAGACGAAGGAGGTGCTCGGCACCGCGGCGGTGCGGTCCATCGTCGCGGGGGTGGTCGACCGGGAGCTCAAGGCCGTCCTCACCTCCACCAAGCGCAACGACAAGGCACAGGCGTCGGCGCTGCTGGAGAAGGTCGTGGCCGCCGCCAAGGCGCGGGTGGCTGCGCGGCTGCACAAGGAGACCGTCCGGCGCAAGAACGCGCTCGAGACCAGCGCGCTGCCCACCAAACTGGTCGACTGCCGATCGAACAGCCTGGAACGCTCCGAGCTGTTCATCGTCGAGGGTGACTCCGCGCTGGGCACCGGCCGCTCCGCGCGCGACGCGGAGTACCAGGCGCTGCTGCCGATCCGGGGCAAGATCCTCAACGTGCAGAAGGCCTCGGTCGGCGACATGCTCAAGAACGCCGAGTGCGCGGCCATCATCCAGGTGCTGGGCGCCGGCAGCGGCCGCACCTTCGACATCGAGCAGAGCCGCTATGGCCGGGTCATCCTGATGACCGACGCCGACGTCGACGGCGCGCACATCCGCACCCTGCTGATCACGCTCTTCTACCGGTACATGCGCCCGTTCGTCGAGGCGGGGCGGCTGTTCGCGGCGATGCCGCCGTTGCACCGCGTCGAGCTGGCCAACCCGAAGAAGGGCCAGGACAAGTACATCTACACGTACACCGACACCGACCTGGACCGCACGTTGCGCGATCTCGCCCGCCGGGGCGTTCGGGTGAAGGACACGCCGCAGCGTTACAAGGGTCTCGGCGAAATGAACCCAGATCAGCTGGCCGAGACGACCATGGACCCGCGGCATCGCCGGTTGCGACGCATCAACGCCGACGACGCCGAGCGTGCCGAAGCGGTTTTCGAGCTGCTCATGGGCAACGAGGTGGCACCGCGCAAGGAGTTCATCATCGCCGGCGCCGCCCAGTTGGATCGGGCCCGCATTGACGTCTAG
- a CDS encoding Na+/H+ antiporter subunit A, with translation MLALIAAHLVVAATAPLLVAWLHRRAFLVLALVPAASFGWAVAMTPEVAGPAGGAIEQQVAWVQTLGLELTFRLTTLSWAMMLLVTGVGALVLAYCAYYFRPGDGGLWRFSGLLTGFAGAMLGLVLADDLIVLYIFWELTTVLSYLLIGHNPERKANRRAAMQALMVTTLGGLAMLVGIIIIGQSAGTYRASEVLAAPPAGDAVTVAVVLLLVGAISKSALVPFHFWLPGAMAAPTPVSAYLHAAAMVKAGIYLVALLAPTFAGLLPWRPLLLILGVATMLLGGLRALRQHDLKLLLAYGTVSQLGFLIVLVGAGTRAAALAGVAMLVAHALFKASLFLVVGVVDRSTGTRDLRELSGLGKRTPVLMWAAILAAGSMAAVPPLAGFVAKETVYAAFVDIAETGDGTGIGSAAGWVLVAGLTVGSALTVAYSARFVWGAFATKPGVPPIGDCRLPAPGFAAAPVALALACFALGLLGPAETELLGPYANQFPAGAHEPELTLWHGVNVPLMLSGLSLLLGLALFWWRDVVAGAQQRFAPRADAESGYRAIMRGVDRLAVEVTGATQRGSLPIYLAVIFLVVVLVPGSTLLAGQIWDGDAYAWDSPAQAVVGGIMIVAAVLAARSRRRLKAVVLAGVTGYGMAMLFILHGAPDLALTQVLVETVTLVIFVLVLRRMPLYFSNRPLTSSRWWRLALGSAVGLVMAGLALAASGARIADPVSDGFAEPAVSYGGGHNIVNVTLVDIRAWDTMGEISVLVVAATGVASLIFLITGRTGRWRPEAAIAKAPPQTRPMDGRRPHRNVWLRAGVTLAPERRSIMFEVVTRLAFHVIIVFSIYLLFAGHNSPGGGFAGGLVAGLALMVRYLAGGRYELNEAAPVDAGLVLGIGLFIATGSGLVPLALGGDVLQSAVVDLTIPLVGHVHFVTSLFFDIGVYLVVVGLMLDVLRSLGGGIDRQTDDDDDVESLEAVEGMR, from the coding sequence ATGCTGGCCCTGATCGCCGCGCACCTCGTCGTCGCGGCCACCGCGCCGCTCCTGGTCGCCTGGCTGCATCGCCGGGCATTCCTGGTGCTGGCCTTGGTGCCCGCGGCGTCATTCGGCTGGGCGGTGGCGATGACACCCGAGGTCGCCGGGCCCGCTGGCGGTGCCATCGAACAACAGGTGGCATGGGTCCAGACGCTGGGCCTGGAGCTGACGTTCCGGCTCACCACGCTGAGCTGGGCCATGATGCTGCTGGTCACCGGCGTCGGCGCGCTCGTGCTGGCGTACTGCGCCTACTACTTCCGCCCCGGCGACGGCGGCCTCTGGCGCTTCTCGGGGCTGCTCACCGGCTTCGCGGGCGCGATGCTCGGCCTGGTGCTCGCCGACGATCTCATCGTGCTGTACATCTTCTGGGAGCTCACCACCGTCCTGTCGTACCTGCTCATCGGCCACAACCCGGAGCGCAAGGCGAACCGGCGCGCGGCCATGCAGGCGCTGATGGTGACCACGCTGGGCGGGCTGGCCATGCTGGTGGGCATCATCATCATCGGCCAATCGGCCGGGACGTACCGGGCTTCGGAGGTGCTGGCCGCCCCGCCGGCCGGTGACGCGGTCACGGTGGCCGTGGTGCTGTTGCTGGTCGGCGCCATCTCGAAGTCCGCGCTGGTGCCCTTCCACTTCTGGTTGCCCGGCGCCATGGCCGCACCCACGCCCGTCAGCGCCTACCTGCACGCCGCCGCCATGGTGAAGGCCGGCATCTACCTGGTCGCGCTGCTCGCGCCCACGTTCGCCGGACTGTTGCCGTGGCGGCCGCTGCTGCTCATCCTGGGTGTCGCCACCATGCTGCTGGGCGGCTTGCGGGCGCTGCGCCAGCACGACCTCAAGCTCCTGCTCGCCTACGGCACGGTCAGCCAGCTCGGCTTCCTCATCGTGCTGGTCGGCGCCGGCACCCGGGCGGCGGCGCTGGCCGGGGTGGCCATGCTGGTCGCGCACGCGTTGTTCAAAGCGTCGCTCTTCCTCGTCGTCGGCGTCGTCGACCGCAGCACGGGCACCCGCGACCTGCGGGAACTGTCCGGGCTCGGCAAGCGGACACCAGTGCTCATGTGGGCGGCGATCCTGGCCGCCGGCTCGATGGCGGCGGTGCCACCGCTGGCCGGGTTCGTGGCCAAGGAGACGGTGTACGCCGCGTTCGTCGACATCGCCGAGACCGGCGACGGCACCGGCATCGGCTCGGCGGCCGGCTGGGTTCTGGTGGCAGGGCTGACCGTGGGCTCGGCGCTCACCGTCGCCTACAGTGCGCGGTTCGTCTGGGGCGCGTTCGCCACCAAGCCGGGGGTGCCGCCGATCGGCGACTGCCGGCTGCCGGCCCCCGGGTTCGCGGCCGCACCGGTCGCGCTGGCGCTGGCGTGCTTCGCGCTCGGGCTGCTCGGCCCGGCGGAGACGGAGCTGCTGGGGCCGTACGCGAACCAGTTCCCGGCCGGTGCGCACGAGCCGGAACTGACCCTGTGGCACGGCGTCAATGTGCCGCTCATGTTGTCGGGGCTGTCGCTGCTGCTCGGCCTGGCCCTGTTCTGGTGGCGCGACGTGGTGGCCGGGGCGCAGCAGCGCTTCGCACCCCGCGCCGACGCGGAGTCGGGCTACCGGGCCATCATGCGTGGTGTCGACCGGCTGGCGGTCGAGGTCACCGGTGCCACCCAGCGTGGTTCGCTGCCCATCTACCTGGCGGTCATCTTCCTGGTCGTGGTCCTGGTGCCGGGCAGCACGCTGCTGGCGGGACAGATCTGGGACGGCGACGCGTACGCCTGGGACTCTCCGGCGCAGGCCGTCGTGGGCGGCATCATGATCGTGGCCGCAGTGCTGGCCGCGCGGTCGCGCCGGCGGCTCAAAGCCGTGGTGCTGGCCGGCGTCACCGGTTACGGCATGGCCATGCTGTTCATCCTGCACGGCGCTCCGGACCTGGCGCTGACGCAGGTGCTGGTCGAGACGGTGACCCTGGTCATCTTCGTGCTGGTGCTGCGCCGGATGCCGCTGTACTTCTCCAACCGGCCACTGACCAGTTCACGCTGGTGGCGGCTGGCCCTGGGCAGCGCGGTCGGTCTGGTGATGGCCGGGCTGGCGCTGGCGGCGTCGGGTGCGCGCATCGCCGACCCGGTGTCCGACGGGTTCGCCGAGCCCGCAGTGTCGTACGGCGGAGGGCACAATATCGTCAACGTCACCCTGGTCGACATCCGCGCCTGGGACACCATGGGCGAGATCTCCGTGCTGGTGGTGGCCGCGACCGGCGTGGCCAGCTTGATCTTCCTGATCACCGGCCGCACCGGGCGATGGCGGCCGGAGGCGGCGATCGCCAAGGCGCCACCGCAGACACGGCCGATGGACGGCCGCCGCCCGCACCGCAACGTGTGGCTGCGGGCCGGCGTGACGCTGGCGCCGGAACGGCGCTCCATCATGTTCGAAGTGGTCACCCGGCTGGCGTTCCACGTCATCATCGTGTTCTCGATCTACCTGCTGTTCGCCGGTCACAACTCACCAGGCGGTGGGTTCGCCGGCGGCCTGGTCGCGGGCCTGGCGCTGATGGTGCGCTACCTCGCGGGTGGCCGGTACGAGCTGAACGAGGCCGCGCCGGTCGACGCCGGCCTGGTCCTGGGTATCGGCCTGTTCATCGCCACGGGCTCAGGGCTGGTGCCGCTCGCGCTGGGCGGTGATGTCCTGCAGAGCGCCGTCGTCGATCTCACGATTCCGCTGGTCGGGCACGTGCACTTCGTCACGTCGCTGTTCTTCGACATCGGCGTGTACCTCGTCGTCGTCGGGCTGATGCTCGACGTGCTGCGCAGCCTGGGTGGCGGCATCGACCGGCAGACGGACGATGACGACGACGTCGAGTCCCTGGAAGCAGTGGAGGGCATGCGATGA
- a CDS encoding Na(+)/H(+) antiporter subunit C, with protein MSANLTLVAVVGVLFAAGVYLLLERSLTRVLVGVILIGNGVNTLFLVASGPAGRAPIVGLNDVDDMSDPLPQALVLTAIVITLGVTAFLLAMAYRAWQLHEHDDVQDDVEDALIRRRAERDEASSSYDDSAGGTMDEEGTDDASEAASRADLAASAGPEGEAR; from the coding sequence ATGAGCGCCAACCTGACCCTGGTGGCTGTCGTCGGTGTCCTGTTCGCCGCCGGCGTCTACCTGTTGCTCGAGCGCAGCCTGACCCGCGTCCTGGTCGGCGTCATCCTCATCGGCAACGGTGTCAACACGCTGTTCCTGGTGGCATCCGGCCCGGCGGGGCGCGCACCCATCGTCGGACTGAACGACGTGGACGACATGAGCGACCCGCTGCCGCAGGCGCTGGTCCTCACCGCCATCGTCATCACCCTGGGTGTGACGGCGTTCCTCCTGGCCATGGCGTACCGGGCGTGGCAGTTGCACGAGCACGACGACGTCCAGGACGACGTCGAGGACGCGTTGATCCGGCGTCGGGCCGAGCGCGACGAGGCGTCGTCCAGTTACGACGACAGCGCCGGCGGCACCATGGACGAGGAAGGCACCGACGACGCTTCCGAGGCGGCCAGCCGTGCCGACCTGGCGGCATCCGCGGGGCCCGAGGGGGAGGCCCGATGA
- a CDS encoding Na+/H+ antiporter subunit D: MNATALVPLPVVLPLFGAGLAFALGRSARAQRVVSLVVLALMVIIAAVLVYRADTDGPQVMEVGGWDAPLGISLVADRLSALMLLVSAIVALSVLVYSLGQGVVEYGPDTPLSVFHPTFLVLVAGVANAFLSGDLFNLYVGFEILLAASYVLLTLGGTGERIRAGTTYVVVSLVSSIIFLTAIALTYAATGSVGLAHLAGRLDELPDGISLLLQLMLLTAFAIKAAVFPLSAWLPDSYPTAPAPVTAVFAGLLTKVGVYAIIRTQTLLFPDSALSDLLLWAALLTMLIGILGAVAQSDIKRMLSFTLVSHIGYMVFGVALASDAGLSGAIYYVVHHIVIQTNLFLVAGLIERRGGSTSLERLGGLARLSPVLAVLFFVPAMNLAGIPPFSGFLGKLGLMQAGVDNGSPLAYALVVGSVVTSLLTLYAMAKAWNRAFWQAPNPVGPRETTDMHRKPVRTDSPEPAGRVAAVAMRGALAGPAAALLAVGLAMTVFAGPLFALTDRAASDLRERTPYIEAVLPGGAP, encoded by the coding sequence ATGAACGCGACCGCTCTCGTCCCGTTGCCGGTCGTCCTGCCGTTGTTCGGCGCCGGCCTCGCGTTCGCGCTGGGCCGCTCGGCCCGGGCGCAGCGGGTGGTCAGTCTCGTCGTGCTCGCGCTGATGGTGATCATCGCCGCGGTGCTGGTGTACCGGGCCGACACCGACGGACCACAGGTCATGGAGGTCGGCGGTTGGGATGCCCCGCTGGGCATCTCGCTGGTGGCCGACCGGTTGTCAGCGTTGATGCTGCTGGTCTCGGCCATCGTGGCCCTGAGCGTCCTGGTGTACTCGCTGGGCCAGGGGGTGGTGGAGTACGGCCCGGACACCCCGCTGTCGGTGTTCCACCCGACCTTCCTGGTGCTGGTCGCCGGCGTCGCGAACGCCTTCCTCTCCGGCGACCTGTTCAACCTGTACGTCGGGTTCGAGATCCTGCTGGCGGCCAGCTATGTGCTGCTGACACTCGGCGGCACCGGCGAACGCATCCGGGCCGGCACCACGTACGTCGTCGTCAGCCTGGTGTCGTCGATCATCTTCCTGACCGCGATCGCGCTGACGTACGCCGCCACCGGCTCCGTCGGGCTGGCTCATCTGGCGGGCCGACTGGACGAGCTGCCCGACGGCATCTCGCTGCTGCTGCAGCTCATGCTGCTGACGGCATTCGCCATCAAGGCCGCGGTGTTTCCGCTGTCGGCCTGGCTGCCCGACAGCTACCCGACCGCGCCGGCACCGGTCACGGCGGTCTTCGCGGGCTTGCTGACCAAGGTCGGTGTGTACGCGATCATCCGCACCCAGACGCTGCTGTTCCCGGACAGTGCGCTCAGCGACCTGCTGTTGTGGGCGGCACTGTTGACCATGCTCATCGGCATCCTGGGCGCCGTCGCACAGTCCGACATCAAACGAATGCTGTCGTTCACACTGGTCAGCCACATCGGCTACATGGTGTTCGGGGTGGCCCTGGCCAGCGACGCCGGGCTGTCCGGTGCCATCTACTACGTCGTGCACCACATCGTCATCCAGACCAACCTGTTCCTGGTCGCCGGCCTGATCGAGCGGCGCGGCGGCAGCACGTCGCTGGAACGGCTGGGCGGACTGGCGCGGTTGTCACCCGTCCTGGCGGTGCTGTTCTTCGTCCCGGCGATGAACCTGGCCGGCATCCCGCCCTTCTCCGGCTTCCTGGGCAAGCTGGGGCTGATGCAGGCCGGTGTCGACAACGGCAGCCCACTGGCCTACGCGCTGGTCGTCGGCAGCGTGGTGACCAGCCTGCTGACCCTGTACGCGATGGCCAAGGCGTGGAACCGGGCGTTCTGGCAGGCGCCGAACCCCGTCGGGCCGCGCGAGACCACCGATATGCACCGCAAGCCGGTGCGCACCGACTCGCCGGAGCCGGCCGGCCGGGTCGCGGCCGTTGCGATGCGCGGTGCCCTGGCCGGGCCGGCGGCGGCCCTGCTGGCGGTCGGGCTCGCCATGACCGTCTTCGCCGGCCCGTTGTTCGCGCTGACCGACCGGGCCGCGTCGGACCTGCGTGAACGTACGCCGTACATCGAAGCCGTCCTGCCGGGAGGTGCACCGTGA
- a CDS encoding Na+/H+ antiporter subunit E: MTSPETPAPVPERRRGFQWPMLISLTLVWVLLWGNVSVANVVAGAVVAFVVVTVFPLPPIVFGGKVRVAGLLRLAGRFAADLVVASTQVAWQALRPGHQPTNAVIQLDLYSRSDLYLTLTAEFLSLVPGSLVVEVRRSTSTLFLHVLGVRDETDVERARLRALAQEERVVKALASDEELAAYRRAREGVAR, from the coding sequence GTGACTTCGCCGGAGACCCCGGCCCCGGTTCCAGAGCGCAGGCGCGGGTTCCAATGGCCGATGCTCATCTCGCTGACGCTGGTGTGGGTGCTGCTCTGGGGCAATGTCTCGGTCGCGAACGTCGTCGCCGGGGCGGTGGTCGCGTTCGTCGTGGTGACGGTCTTCCCGTTGCCGCCCATCGTGTTCGGCGGCAAGGTGCGCGTCGCCGGGCTGTTGCGGCTGGCCGGCAGGTTTGCCGCGGACCTCGTCGTCGCCAGCACGCAGGTGGCCTGGCAGGCGCTACGTCCCGGTCACCAGCCCACGAACGCCGTCATCCAGCTCGACCTGTACAGCCGTTCGGACCTCTACCTGACGCTGACGGCGGAGTTCCTGTCGCTGGTGCCGGGCAGCCTGGTCGTCGAGGTGCGTCGCTCGACGTCCACGCTGTTCCTGCACGTGCTGGGGGTGCGTGACGAGACCGACGTCGAACGGGCTCGCCTCCGCGCCCTGGCCCAGGAGGAACGGGTGGTGAAGGCGCTGGCCTCCGACGAGGAGCTGGCGGCCTATCGGCGCGCGAGGGAAGGAGTTGCGCGATGA
- a CDS encoding monovalent cation/H+ antiporter complex subunit F — protein sequence MTIVIWVCAAMLAVAAALVVTRMTLGPTMLNRVVAMDVLIAIVVAGLGLEAALNQHTTTLPILVVLSLVGFVGSVSVARFAARDDKGERA from the coding sequence ATGACCATCGTGATCTGGGTGTGCGCGGCCATGCTCGCCGTCGCCGCGGCGCTGGTGGTGACGCGGATGACGCTCGGTCCGACCATGCTCAACCGGGTCGTCGCGATGGACGTGCTGATCGCCATCGTGGTGGCCGGGCTCGGCCTGGAGGCCGCGCTGAACCAGCACACCACCACACTGCCGATCCTCGTGGTGCTGTCACTGGTCGGCTTCGTCGGTTCCGTCAGTGTGGCCCGGTTCGCCGCCCGCGACGACAAAGGGGAGCGCGCATGA
- the mnhG gene encoding monovalent cation/H(+) antiporter subunit G has protein sequence MNTVADVISAACLIAGSSLSLIAAIGLVRFPDLLARMHAGTKPQVLGLLLILVGVGLRLRDWTDLGMLLAVALFQLLTAPVAAHMIGRAAYRHGTVREDTLIVDELTPALDDVGKG, from the coding sequence ATGAACACCGTCGCCGACGTCATCTCCGCGGCCTGCCTGATCGCCGGATCGTCGCTGTCGCTGATCGCGGCGATCGGCCTGGTGCGCTTCCCGGACCTGCTGGCCCGCATGCACGCCGGCACGAAGCCGCAGGTTCTGGGGCTGCTGCTGATCCTGGTCGGCGTCGGGTTGCGACTGCGCGACTGGACTGACCTGGGGATGCTGCTCGCGGTGGCGCTGTTCCAGCTGCTCACCGCTCCGGTGGCCGCCCACATGATCGGCCGGGCCGCCTACCGGCACGGCACTGTGCGCGAGGACACCCTGATCGTGGACGAGCTCACTCCCGCGCTCGACGACGTCGGCAAGGGCTGA
- a CDS encoding GNAT family N-acetyltransferase: MPHHLRAPTDADLPALLTLNNDHALELSELTADELRELLKIAWRTRVTDDAAAMVIAFDQDTVRDSQNFSWFKQRYDRFVYIDRVVVALSLRGQGVARALYDDVISAARAESHTVLCAEVNLEPPNPVSDALHAAMGFSPVGQAPLIGTDKSVRYFTRPLS, from the coding sequence GTGCCGCACCACCTCCGTGCCCCCACCGACGCCGACCTGCCGGCTCTCCTGACGCTGAACAACGACCACGCCCTGGAGCTCTCCGAACTGACGGCCGACGAGTTGCGCGAGCTGCTCAAGATCGCCTGGCGCACTCGGGTCACCGACGACGCCGCGGCCATGGTCATCGCGTTCGATCAGGACACCGTCCGAGACAGCCAGAACTTCTCCTGGTTCAAGCAGCGCTACGACCGGTTCGTGTACATCGACCGCGTCGTGGTGGCGCTGAGCCTGCGCGGCCAGGGCGTCGCCCGCGCGCTGTACGACGACGTCATCTCGGCCGCCCGAGCAGAGAGCCACACCGTCCTCTGCGCCGAGGTGAACCTCGAGCCGCCGAATCCCGTCTCCGACGCGCTGCACGCCGCCATGGGTTTCAGCCCGGTCGGCCAGGCACCGCTCATCGGCACCGACAAGTCCGTGCGCTACTTCACTCGCCCGCTGAGCTGA